In Ostrea edulis chromosome 4, xbOstEdul1.1, whole genome shotgun sequence, a single window of DNA contains:
- the LOC125671754 gene encoding zinc finger protein 862-like, which produces MDKAKVAALSKSKNAIVSAMTNVMFAAQHDIANTIVPELHQLCITQGATQLKDLKVDNHTSYSHHSSTKEFQQSMAEVVVDQLLGQVQNSGVFSIMLDESTDVSVHQNLMVYIRYLASVGGRVQPITRFLGIRQLSTANAESIFTVLVSMLESYGLPLDKLVGVSTDGASVMVGCKSGVVTRLREVTSGLLATHCIAHRLALGTGNAADKVRYLVKFQDVINSMYKYFAYSPKNMSRLEGIQAVLKDSKTRLQQVFHTRWLTFEGSVQAVVDNYSSLVSVFLEDNYAKALAMHKPITTYKFLYTAHYLADVLRHLAILCKSYQRSDIDFTEVNPLLLSTVEVLEGLRSGSGGNLSQFLNQVPETPEVDSVGLCTFEFKGHNIRDSAQQRSEASSACSQFVGLVIDNLRSRFTEEGDATVLRALTQLFDPSFYSQSDSFVLSEASSVVSDYLSSCGVGSKSDVEAELVNFQGYAKIQVAKNPHVYLGVRDLLQLSIRSKSTYPALAVAAERLLVAPVSTVDCERGFSKMNIIKTDLRNKLCIETLKNLMRLSLFTEPLDCGTAFDKWASTKARRILM; this is translated from the exons ATGGACAAGGCAAAGGTTGCAGCATTGTCCAAGAGCAAGAATGCCATCGTATCTGCCATGACCAATGTAATGTTTGCAGCACAACATGACATTGCTAACACTATTGTGCCTGAACTCCACCAACTTTGTATCACACAG GGTGCAACTCAACTGAAAGACCTCAAAGTGGACAACCACACATCATACTCGCACCACAGCAGCACTAAGGAATTTCAGCAGTCTATGGCAGAGGTAGTGGTAGATCAGTTGTTAGGTCAGGTTCAGAACTCTGGAGTGTTCAGCATTATGCTAGATGAGAGTACAGATGTCTCTGTTCATCAGAATCTAATGGTTTATATTAGGTACTTGGCTAGTGTAGGTGGTAGGGTTCAGCCTATTACTCGGTTTCTTGGTATTAGACAGTTGTCAACTGCAAATGCAGAATCCATTTTCACTGTACTTGTAAGTATGCTCGAGTCTTATGGTTTGCCTCTTGACAAGTTGGTTGGTGTTTCAACAGATGGTGCTTCAGTTATGGTAGGTTGTAAGAGTGGTGTTGTGACTAGGCTTAGGGAGGTGACTAGTGGTTTGTTGGCTACTCACTGTATTGCCCACAGGTTAGCTCTTGGTACAGGAAATGCTGCAGACAAGGTGaggtatttggtaaaatttcagGATGTCATTAACAGTATGTATAAGTACTTTGCCTATTCTCCCAAGAACATGTCCAGGCTTGAGGGTATCCAAGCAGTCCTTAAGGATTCTAAAACCCGTCTGCAGCAGGTCTTTCATACTAGGTGGCTAACTTTTGAAGGTAGTGTGCAGGCAGTTGTTGACAATTACTCTTCCCTAGTCAGTGTATTTCTTGAGGACAACTATGCTAAGGCTCTTGCTATGCATAAACCTATCACCACTTATAAGTTCTTGTACACGGCACACTACCTGGCTGATGTTCTTAGGCATTTGGCGATTCTGTGCAAGTCCTATCAGAGGTCTGATATTGACTTCACAGAGGTGAACCCCCTCCTTCTGTCTACTGTTGAGGTTTTGGAAGGTCTCAGATCTGGATCAGGTGGCAATCTTTCTCAGTTTCTTAACCAAGTCCCTGAAACCCCAGAAGTTGATTCAGTTGGTTTGTGCACTTTTGAGTTTAAGGGTCACAATATCAGGGACAGTGCCCAGCAGAGGTCAGAGGCTTCTTCAGCCTGTTCCCAGTTTGTAGGTTTAGTGATTGACAACCTTAGGTCTAGGTTTACAGAGGAGGGAGATGCTACAGTGTTAAGGGCTCTAACTCAGTTGTTTGACCCATCGTTTTACTCACAGTCTGATAGTTTTGTTCTTTCTGAGGCTTCTTCTGTAGTGTCCGACTATCTATCTTCTTGTGGTGTAGGTTCAAAGTCTGACGTAGAAGCTGAACTAGTTAATTTTCAGGGTTATGCTAAGATCCAAGTTGCCAAGAACCCCCATGTTTACTTAGGTGTTAGGGACTTGCTTCAGCTTAGCATAAGGTCCAAGTCTACCTACCCTGCCCTTGCTGTAGCTGCTGAGAGACTTCTTGTTGCACCTGTCAGCACCGTTGATTGCGAAAGAGGTTTCTCAAAAATGAACATTATAAAAACCGACCTGAGAAACAAGCTGTGCATTGAAACACTGAAAAACCTTATGCGTTTGAGCCTCTTTACTGAGCCTTTGGACTGTGGAACTGCATTTGACAAGTGGGCATCTACCAAGGCTCGGAGGATCTTGATGTAA